The DNA segment ACCGAATCGTTATCGAAAATACTGGTCACAATACCTTTGGTATCCACCTCTTCATAGCTGTAATTAAAATCATACATTAGGGTGAGGTTTTTATTTTGATACTTATTCCCTAAAGTGAAAAAATAGGTTCCTCTATTTTTTACCTGATTAGAATAACTCAGGCTATAAATGGTTTGAAATTTTCCATCAAAAAAGTTTCCACGCCAATTTCCAACAACAGCGACTGGCCAGATTGGTTCTTCGATGTTTTCAGCAGCTTCTTCACCGTAAATATCGTCATAAAGCATGGTACGCGAATTTAATATTTGAAACCCAAATTTGTGATCTGGCATAGATTGATGCGTAATCCCAGCTCCAGTAACATATGCCAGTGCATTACTTTGAATATCATTGTATTCCAAGACCTCTAGTGCGCTGAATTCGTATTCATAACCGCCGTAAAATGCATATGTTTTTCCTATTAAAATATTGAGCTTAGGAGTAGCTTTAACGTCTACATATGCCAATTCTATATTGCTGCCTAATTGATCAAGGCTTTGAATATCGCTGCCTCTATTAAAACGGTTTCTAAAACGAAAGCTTACCTGTTCATGTAGTTTTGCAGCAAACCCAAGTGCTGTAAAACCATTTTCAAACTGCACCCCATTGTAATAGCGATCCCCACCCCTAAAAGTATATGCCTGTAGTTCTGTACGCATATCAAAGGTGATATCTATATTATTTAAGAGCTTACTATTTTTTATTGAAATTATGGGATCAACCAAGCTGTCGTTTACCTGAGATAATCCTAATAGAGGAGACATTAAAAGCACACTTATTAAAAATGACTTCATAAAACAATTAAGGTTGTAAAATTAAATTATAATGAAATTGTGAGCAGAAGTGTCAACAATTATAGGTTTGTTTTTCTAGGAAGACTTATTTCTGCTAGTATCACTTTAAAATTACTAAAATTTAATTGAAATGAAGTTTAAGATCTAAATTCTGTGATATAGAAACTCTACTGCTAATGACTATCTTTCCAATTTTCAATATAGATTGGAGCTTTACTTACCGATGCAAAATGTAATTATTGTTGATATTCTTGGGATACGATAGTTTAGGCAACAAATAGGACACAAAGTAATTCAGAAAAGGGATAATTCACGGCAAATAATCACAAACTGTAAACTATCATTATCAGGTAACTAAGATAAAAAATTTAATGAATTGAGCATAAAAAAACCGCTCTTTGTGAGCGGTTTTTCTAACTTCAATCTTAAGACTTATTGAGCGGTTCCAGAGCCTAAATAAGTACTGTTAGATACTTGACTGCCATCTGCGTTAATGAAAGCTGCAAACAGTTCTACAGTATCGCCAGCGTAGGTAGTCGGAATGACTACGGTTTGACTTCCTGAAGTTCTGAGGTTACCATCAATTACAGAAATAGATTCTTTCTTTGCAGGATTGTAAACCAATAGCATTGCTTTATCGGTCGTATTGGCATTTCCTTCTGCTGAGTTATCATCCCAGTCGAAAGTTACTTCGCCAGGGTTGGTTAAATCAGTAGTTCCATTTAGAACGCCTGAAAGTCCTCCACGGCTAACTAAAGCATCATTGTAATCGACGTTAAAGTTAGGTGCAGTGCCAGTTACCGCATTGTTCAAGATGTAAGACATAGCTGCGTTAAACTCGGTTTTCTTAATCGCGAGCGATTTGTAACCTTGCTTGATAAACGGCTTAATTGCCTGTAAAAATTCTAAAGTCACAGTAAACCTGTTTCGTTGGTTTACCTGCCCTTCAGTTCGTGGATTGGCTACGCTTGAAGGTTTAATTCTAATGTAGTCAATTCCTTTCCAGCTTCCACCGATAACGTTTCCAACTTTACCTGAAAGCCCACCTAAGATTCCTTGTGCTATTTTACCCATTGTTCTGATTTTTTGGGGTTAAACAAAATTTGATTCGGACTTGGTACGGCTTTGGCCTGAAGCAATACCAGTTCTGCGTAATATATGGCAACTCCTGTGCAAATAGATGCTATCAGTTTCGGTTGCAGACTTTTGCTGTGTTTTGCATTCAACAAAGAAAATGAACACATTTTTTTAAAAGAAAAAGAGAAAAAAGAAAGCCGTTTTGCTGATGGCGTGGCATTTCTGTCAAGCTTTTTGGAAAAAATCGTGCGCTTGGATAGGGTTTTAAAAAAAGTACGCCATTTTGTAGCGTACTATTTTTTTCAAAACCCTTGTGGCTTGAGCTTTACTGGAATATTGCGGTGGGCGTTGGAAGCCATCTATATTTGCCTTCTTTTTACTCTTTCAGTATCTTTAGTTTCTAAATTAAATTTATAGACAATGGCAAAATTTGAAATTTACAAGGATGCAAAAAGTGAACACCGCTTTAGATTGAAGGCAGGAAATGGTCAAAATATTTTAGCAAGTGAAGGTTATTCTTCAAAAGC comes from the Marixanthomonas ophiurae genome and includes:
- a CDS encoding porin; its protein translation is MKSFLISVLLMSPLLGLSQVNDSLVDPIISIKNSKLLNNIDITFDMRTELQAYTFRGGDRYYNGVQFENGFTALGFAAKLHEQVSFRFRNRFNRGSDIQSLDQLGSNIELAYVDVKATPKLNILIGKTYAFYGGYEYEFSALEVLEYNDIQSNALAYVTGAGITHQSMPDHKFGFQILNSRTMLYDDIYGEEAAENIEEPIWPVAVVGNWRGNFFDGKFQTIYSLSYSNQVKNRGTYFFTLGNKYQNKNLTLMYDFNYSYEEVDTKGIVTSIFDNDSVAQNALYIENWLRAEYRFNSKFKGLLSLMTSNAYGKVANDRNRLRTSYGMVPTLYYSPIKNFDIRFFLAYIGRFYNYSNYAVEQFNAADYNRNEVRIGIIAPLLLL
- a CDS encoding DUF6266 family protein, translating into MGKIAQGILGGLSGKVGNVIGGSWKGIDYIRIKPSSVANPRTEGQVNQRNRFTVTLEFLQAIKPFIKQGYKSLAIKKTEFNAAMSYILNNAVTGTAPNFNVDYNDALVSRGGLSGVLNGTTDLTNPGEVTFDWDDNSAEGNANTTDKAMLLVYNPAKKESISVIDGNLRTSGSQTVVIPTTYAGDTVELFAAFINADGSQVSNSTYLGSGTAQ